CGCCGCGTTCGCGCGGCGCCCCAGCACCCAGGTGTCGGGCCCGAGCGAGCGAGCTGGAGAAAGTCAACCAGGGGGGACGGAGTTTACAATGGACTTGTTGCTGAGGGGGCAGTGCCCCCTCAGCAACAAGTCAATTGTAAACTCCGTCCCCGCTGGTTGACTTTGTTTCTATTCGTAGATGATGCCCTTGGCTGCAGCTTGCTCCTTCACCGCCTCGAAGACCGTGGCGTCGAAGCCGTCCGCCCGGCCGCTGGCGCGCTGGCGTTCGGTCTCGGCCCGGACCCACCGATCGCGCTTGGCCGTGATGCCGTCGATCTCCTTCTGGACCCGCTCGCGCTCTTCCAACTTCTTTTGCACGAAGGCGCCCTGCTCTTCCGGTGACATCGGCTGCATGGCTGCCGGAAGGTTGGGCTTGGCGACGGAGCCGAGATCGAGGCCATCCTTGAAGGCATCGACGAGATCGCTCATGCCCGAGATCGCACGCTTGCCACTCTTCGACAGGTAGGAGAGACGCGAGGCCACGACCGGTGCGTCGGCATCGATCGAATTCTTCACCTTCTCTTCCATGGCGCTGCGTTCGTCGGCCTCGCCATAGGTGAGAACGGTGGAGGCCAGCTCCCGATTGAGCTGGGTCAACTCCTCGTCCATCGGCGTGGCGATGGCCAGCATGCCGCCGTCCTGGGCAATGGCCGCGTATTGGCCGAGACCGATGGCCGCGATCTCCCGCCAGATCGGGGTGGTCGTCGGATCGCCACCACACTGAACTGTGTTGATGACGATGCCCTTGGTCTTCGCGAGACGCACGGTGGCGGCGTACTGGATGTCCTGGGGGTAGTCCGTGTGCGGAGGCGCGTCGCCAACGAGAAAGACCACCCGGTAGACGGCGTCGTCGTCACTCCAGGAGAGATCGTTCACGGCTTCGCGCAATGCCTGATTCACGGATTCAGGCGAGTCGCCCCCGCCCTGGGCTTGGAAGGCCCGCAGGTGGGCGTAGATTCCATCGATGTCGTCAGTCAGGTCGAAACGCTTCGTCACGTAGGCATCGCCGCGGTCCCTGTAACCGATCAACGCGATGCGGACCTTGGCGCCTTGCTTCGCGCCCGCCATCTGGTTGGCGATGGCCCAGATCTTCTGCTTTGCGCCTTCGATCAAGCCGGACATCGACCCAGTGGTATCGAGTACGAAGGCAACCTCGATGCTCGCATCGGGCGCTGGACTGGGTGCAACCACTGGAATATCAGGGATCGGCACGTTCTCGGAAGGGACGGAGCGGGCGTGGGCCACGGCAAGCGTGACCAGGGCCAGCAGCGCCACCAGACCGAGCTGACGGAGAAGGCTGAGACGGGGCTTGAATTCGTTCATGGGGCTTTCCTCGGTGGGTTTTGGGCTCTGATTTCGTCATCGAGCCTACGGGCCGTTTCGACCACCTGCTGTAAAGCCATGGTAAATCCAGGGGTTGGCCGCCTACCGAGCCTTCAGGTCTGAGCACTTGCCAAGGCCGGTTGCGCCTCCCACTTTCAGGAGCCCAGCCATGAGCCCGCTCACCCCACCCCCCTCACGGGACGGTGGGGCGACTGCGTTTGGAGCCCACGCCATGAATTCGCCTGCCATCGGCCTCGATTTCGGAACGACGAACAGCTCGATCGCCCTGGTCGATGCGAACGGTCGATCCCGGCTCGCCAGTTTCGATGCGGACGACGGCCCCACCGAGACCTTTCGCTCGGTCCTGTATTTCGAGGAAGACGAAGAGACGGGGCGCACTCACATCCATGCCGGTCCAGACGCCATTGGCCGCTACCTGGCGAGCGAGGAGAAGAGGGGACGCCTGGTGCAATCCTTGAAGTCCTTCCTGGCAAGCCAGCTCTTCTCTGCGACGCGCGTGATGGATAGGACCTACCGACTCGAGGATCTGATCGCTCTGCTTCTGGCGCCGCTGAGAGAGCAGGCCGAGGCGCGCTTCGGCCTGCACATCGAACGGATCGTCGCGGGACGGCCCGTCCATTTCGTAGGGGCCGATACTCCTGAGGCCGAAGATCTGGCGATGACGAGGCTCACGGCCGCGATGCACAACGCCGGGTTCCGGGAAGTCACGTTCGAGTTCGAGCCGGTCGGCGCCGCCTATCACTACGAGCAACGTCTGACCTCGGACGAGCTGATCCTGATCGCAGATTTCGGCGGTGGCACGAGCGATTTCTCCTTGTTGCGCGTTGGCCCATCCTTCGTCGGGCCCGGCCGCCGAGCCGAATCGATCCTCGGCCACGATGGCGTGGGCCTCGCAGGCGACGCCTTCGACGGAAAACTCGTGCGTCACCTGGTGGCGCCGCGTCTCGGGCGCGGGGCGGAATTCCGATCGCTGATGGGGAATGTCCTGCCGGTGCCCGCCTGGATCTATCGACACCTCGAGCGCTGGCACCATGTCTCATTGCTCAAATCGCGTAAGACCCTCCAGCTGCTGCTCGACCTTCGCCGCGAGGCCTTGGAGCCCGAGAAGCTCGAGGCGCTGATCCACGTGGTGCGCGCCGATCTGGGCTTTCTGCTCTACCGGGCCACGGAGCAGCTGAAACGCACCCTCTCCGAGGAACCATCGGGGACTTTCCGATTCGAGCACGAGCATGTCGGCATCGCCGCGCTTCTGCCTCGCGACCGCTTCGAAGAATGGATCGTGGAGGAGTTGACGTCGATCGAGAGCTGCGTCGACGGCTTGCTCGAACGAACCGGCATCGCCCCTGAGGCCGTCGACCGGGTCTTCCTGACGGGCGGCTCGTCCTTCGTGCCCGCGGTACGCGCCCTCTTCCTGGCCCGCTTCGGAGCCGATCGGGTGACCAGCGGCGCTGAACTCACGTCCGTCGCCAGCGGCCTCGCCTTGCGAGCGGCCGAGCAGTAGAGCCCTGGAGCGAGGACGTTCTGAGCCTACGCCGCTTGTTCGTTCACACCTGCCGGATCCGTCGAGCGCCGACCCAGATGCCAGGTACCGTCGCTGCTCCGGGTGACGAGGATTCTTCCGGCGATCTCCGGCTGCTCTGCAGCGGGGGCTTCCCCCGTCAGTTGCTGAACGATCTCGCGGATCACGCCTTTGTGCAGAACGGCGATGGCCGTGTACCCCGGTGCCGAAGCGATGCGCTCCAGAGCCCGACCGATGCGTTCCCGAAAATCGGCGCGCAGCTCACCACCGGGGTACTCGAAGCCGGCGGCGCCCGCCTGCCAATCCTCGAAGAGAGCCGGATCTCGAGCTTGGATTTCCTCACGGGTGAGCCCTTCCCAACGGCCGAAGTGGATCTCCCGCAGGTCCGCCTCCATCCGAACCTGCGCACCGCCGCTCACGATCCCGGCCGCAGCCCAGGACCGCTTCAACGTGCTCGCCACATAGAGATCGGCGGGTTCATTGCGGAGTTCCCCGGCCACTCGGCGCATCTGGGCTCGGCCCTCCGCCGAGAGCCCTACGTCGGTGCTGCCGTGGTAGCGGACGCTCGATTCGCCGTCGGTCTCGCCGTGGCGAACAAGGATCAGGCTGCGGATGGGCATGGGGTCTCCTCCTGGGGAACGATGCGGGAGGATCGCCGCCGGCCCCGCTGGCGTCAATCGGGCCGGCGGCCCGGCTCTTGCGGCGGCTGTTGGTAGACTCGGCGGTCATGACGAGTCGAGCCTGGGGGGTGATCGCGTTGCTCGCCCTCGCCATCGTGGCGGGAACGAGCGTCTGGCTGCGCTGTGAAGGCATTCCGCCGGACATCCGCGCCCCGCAGCAGATCGTGATCGGCCGCGGGGGCACCGAGCTCAACCTCGGCGCCTCGGACCCGCGCTCGGGCGTTCGAGAGCTGACGGTTCGGCTTCGACATGCTGGCGGAGAAGCCACCGTCTTTCACGAAAGCTACCCGGGCACCCTGCCCACTGGCGCCGTGACGAAGCCCGGGATTCCCGACGTGCTCACGAAGCTCGACCCGAAGACGCTCGGCCTGAAGGAAGGCGAAGCATTCCTCGTCATCGAAGCCACCGACTGGTCCTGGGCATCCATGCTGGCGGGCAACACCCGCGTGCTCGAGATCCCGGTTCGCGTCGACCTGAAGGCGCCGCGCGTTTCGGTGGAAACGGGCCTCACCTATGTGCGCCGAGCAGGCAGCGCCTCCGTCGTGTACCGCGTCAATGAGGACGTATCCCGCGATGGGGTCGAAGTAGGCGAAGCGTTCTTCGACGGAATGCCGCTGCCGGGCGCCACGGATGGGCGACGCATCTCCATCTTCGCGGTACCGCGAAATGCTCCCGCCAATGTGCCCATTCGTGTCATTGCGGAAGATGCGGCCGGCAACCGTGGGACCGGTTCCTGGGCAACGAGGCTGCAGGAACGCAGCTTCGAGGAAGTTCCGATCCGTCTCGGCCAGGGTTTCCTGACCGGCAAGGTGCCCGAGCTGGCCGATGCCCTCGAACTCGATGCTTCCGACCCGGTCGCCGCCTTCCAGCACATCAATCGCGACGTCCGCGCCACCAATGAAGCCGAGATACGCCGCATCGTGGCACGGGCCACCCCGGAACTCGCCTTCGAGGGCCGCTTCCTTCAGATGCGCGGCTCCGCGGTCACGAGCCGCTTCGCGGAGCACCGATCCTACCTGGTCGAAGGAAAGAAGGTTTCCGAGGCCATTCACTACGGCTATGACCTGGCCTCGACCGCCGGCGCGGGAATCGAAGCCGCGAATGCAGGCAGGGTGCTCTTCGCCGACGCGCTAGGCATCTACGGCAACTGCGTGATCCTGGATCACGGCCTGGGTGTTACTTCGCTCTACGGCCACCTCTCGCGTATCGACGTCGGTGCCGGCGATGTGGTCACCCGCGGTCAGACGCTCGGGACCTCCGGCGCAACCGGCCTGGCTGGTGGCGACCACCTTCACTTCGCGATCCTGGTCGGCGATACCTATGTCGACCCGAAGGAGTGGTGGGACGCCAAGTGGGTGCGGGATCATATCGAGGCGCGGCTCGAACTCGGGCAGTGAAGGTCGCACGCGAGGCCGAAATCCGGGGCTTCCTGCTTCGGCGATACAAGCGCTTCTTCGCGGATGTCGAAACCGAGGATGGGCGCAAGCTCACGGTTCACTGCCCGAACCCGGGAAGCATGCGCGGCCTGCTGATCGAGGGCGCCCCGGTTCGCTGCTCGACGAGCGACAACCCGAAGCGCAAGCTCGCGCACACGCTCGAAATGATCCGCATCGGACGTAGCTGGGTCGGCCTGCATACCGGCCGAGGCAATGCAGTCGCTGCCGCCGCCCTCGACGCCGGACTCGTTCCGGAGCTGAGCGGCTACTCCGTCCGACGTCCGGAGGTGAAGATCGATCACGACGGGGCGAGCTCACGCATCGATTTCGTTCTCTCCGGCCACAGGACATTGCCGAACGCCTGGGTGGAAGTGAAGAGCGTCACCCTCGCCGAAGGCCGATGCGCGCGCTTTCCCGACAGCGTGACCGAGCGCGGACGCAAGCA
This region of bacterium genomic DNA includes:
- a CDS encoding VWA domain-containing protein, producing the protein MNEFKPRLSLLRQLGLVALLALVTLAVAHARSVPSENVPIPDIPVVAPSPAPDASIEVAFVLDTTGSMSGLIEGAKQKIWAIANQMAGAKQGAKVRIALIGYRDRGDAYVTKRFDLTDDIDGIYAHLRAFQAQGGGDSPESVNQALREAVNDLSWSDDDAVYRVVFLVGDAPPHTDYPQDIQYAATVRLAKTKGIVINTVQCGGDPTTTPIWREIAAIGLGQYAAIAQDGGMLAIATPMDEELTQLNRELASTVLTYGEADERSAMEEKVKNSIDADAPVVASRLSYLSKSGKRAISGMSDLVDAFKDGLDLGSVAKPNLPAAMQPMSPEEQGAFVQKKLEERERVQKEIDGITAKRDRWVRAETERQRASGRADGFDATVFEAVKEQAAAKGIIYE
- a CDS encoding Hsp70 family protein; this encodes MNSPAIGLDFGTTNSSIALVDANGRSRLASFDADDGPTETFRSVLYFEEDEETGRTHIHAGPDAIGRYLASEEKRGRLVQSLKSFLASQLFSATRVMDRTYRLEDLIALLLAPLREQAEARFGLHIERIVAGRPVHFVGADTPEAEDLAMTRLTAAMHNAGFREVTFEFEPVGAAYHYEQRLTSDELILIADFGGGTSDFSLLRVGPSFVGPGRRAESILGHDGVGLAGDAFDGKLVRHLVAPRLGRGAEFRSLMGNVLPVPAWIYRHLERWHHVSLLKSRKTLQLLLDLRREALEPEKLEALIHVVRADLGFLLYRATEQLKRTLSEEPSGTFRFEHEHVGIAALLPRDRFEEWIVEELTSIESCVDGLLERTGIAPEAVDRVFLTGGSSFVPAVRALFLARFGADRVTSGAELTSVASGLALRAAEQ
- a CDS encoding histidine phosphatase family protein, giving the protein MPIRSLILVRHGETDGESSVRYHGSTDVGLSAEGRAQMRRVAGELRNEPADLYVASTLKRSWAAAGIVSGGAQVRMEADLREIHFGRWEGLTREEIQARDPALFEDWQAGAAGFEYPGGELRADFRERIGRALERIASAPGYTAIAVLHKGVIREIVQQLTGEAPAAEQPEIAGRILVTRSSDGTWHLGRRSTDPAGVNEQAA
- a CDS encoding M23 family metallopeptidase yields the protein MTSRAWGVIALLALAIVAGTSVWLRCEGIPPDIRAPQQIVIGRGGTELNLGASDPRSGVRELTVRLRHAGGEATVFHESYPGTLPTGAVTKPGIPDVLTKLDPKTLGLKEGEAFLVIEATDWSWASMLAGNTRVLEIPVRVDLKAPRVSVETGLTYVRRAGSASVVYRVNEDVSRDGVEVGEAFFDGMPLPGATDGRRISIFAVPRNAPANVPIRVIAEDAAGNRGTGSWATRLQERSFEEVPIRLGQGFLTGKVPELADALELDASDPVAAFQHINRDVRATNEAEIRRIVARATPELAFEGRFLQMRGSAVTSRFAEHRSYLVEGKKVSEAIHYGYDLASTAGAGIEAANAGRVLFADALGIYGNCVILDHGLGVTSLYGHLSRIDVGAGDVVTRGQTLGTSGATGLAGGDHLHFAILVGDTYVDPKEWWDAKWVRDHIEARLELGQ
- the sfsA gene encoding DNA/RNA nuclease SfsA, whose protein sequence is MRGFLLRRYKRFFADVETEDGRKLTVHCPNPGSMRGLLIEGAPVRCSTSDNPKRKLAHTLEMIRIGRSWVGLHTGRGNAVAAAALDAGLVPELSGYSVRRPEVKIDHDGASSRIDFVLSGHRTLPNAWVEVKSVTLAEGRCARFPDSVTERGRKHADLLGQLAAGGERGVLLFVVQRGDCTSVEPADDIDPAYGEALRGAVARGAEVLAVGARITDRAIIPNRVLPVML